A window of Sagittula sp. P11 genomic DNA:
GGATGTCCTGCACCTGTTCGTGCGCCTGCCAGCCGTGGAAGGTGAGCGCCGCGCCGATGCCCAGCCGGTCGGCCTGTGCGCGCAGGTCGGGCATCATCGGGCCGTCGCCGATGATGTCGAGCGTCATGCGGTCGTCGCGCAGCAGCGGGGCCGCGGCCTCCAGCAGCATGTCCGGGCCCTTGTAGGGGACGAGCCGTCCGACGAAGGCGGCGCGCAGCTTGCCGGGTTGCGGCGCCGCGATGCGCGAGAAGCGCGTGGGGTCGATGCCGTTCTCCGGCAGCCAGATCACACGGTCCTGCAGGTGGTCGGGGACCTCCGAGGCGGTGTGGCGCGACCCGGCGAGAATGGCGCTGGCGTTGGTCAGCGTGGCGCGGCGGCCCGGCAGCAGCTTGTAGGCGCCGCGCACGTAGGAGAGCCATTCCTTCTCGGCCCGGCGTTCGGCGTCGAACGCCTTTGGCCAGGGCACGCCGCCGTTGAGCGGGCCGAGGACAAAGGGCACGCCCGCGTGGGCACATTTGGCCGCCAGCGGCGAGGGCGAGGTCGGCGAAAGCGGTGTGATGCGGTGCACGATGTCATAGGCGCCGCGCCGGATGTCGTCGCCGAAGCGCCTCCAGATCAGCCGTTCGAAGTAGGGATAGGACAGCGCGTTGACCGCTTGCAGCGTGGTCCAGCCCTTGCCGCTGTCGAGGCGCAGCTTTTCCGCCAGCTTCCACATGGGGCGGGCGATGGCCTCGGAGTCGATGGCGGTGAAATCGGTGCCCTCGCGCATCCCGGCACGCAGGAAGGCGTCGCGGTTGCGGGTCTGGGTGACAATGTGGACATCGGCGACGTCGCGCAGGGCAGAGGCGAGCGACCAGCCGACAAGCGGTACGCTGACCCATTCGGGGTTGGCCGCTTCGGCCACGGCTAGAACGCGGGTCATCGGCTTTCCTTCGGCGCGCCGATGACCGGGCGCCAGCCGGGGGCGGGCGCGCCGGTCTGTTCGGGGTCGGCGGTTGAGGTGTTCCGGCTGTCGACGGATGCGGGTCTGAGGCGCTCGGCCCGCAGGCTTTCGGCATAGCCGGTAAGCGCCCCGACGATCAGCCATGTAAGCGGCGTCAGCGTGGCGTTGGGGATCATGTCGGCCAGGTTCGCCGCCAGCATCAGCGACAGCGGCCCGACAAGCGGAGATACCTGCGACCGGGCCAGCCGCACCTCGCGCCCGATCAGCAGGAGCGGCAGCAGGATCAGGCCGAACTCGGCGGCGAAGCCCACCCAGCCGTAGACGCCGATGGTGATGATCCAGCGCCCGTCTGTGACGGTCAGGATGAAGCCGGTCACCGGGTCGAGGATGTGGTTTCGCCCCCAGCTTCCCCAGCCGAACAGCGGTTTCAGGTAGGCGCGGTCGAGCAACGTGTTCTCGTTCGTGAAGCGGAACCGGAGGGAGGCGGCACGGTCCGGGTCGATGGCGGCGGCGCGCGCCAGCAGCGTTTCCTCCGGGATCAGCGCCGCGCCCTTGAGCAGCGGGTAGGCCAGCGCCAGAACGCCGATCAGGATCGCGATGCGGACCTGCAGGCGCGCGGGCGCGAGGACGACCAGCGGCGCCAGCGCGATGAGGAAGATCATCGCGCCGAGGGACTTGGCAAGGACCAGCACCGTGGTCAGCCAGAGCGCGGCCAGCAGGAGCTTCGCCCCGTTCCGGCCCGCTGAAAATCGCCACAGCCCCCAGGCGGCGATCACCGCCATGAAGGTGTAAAACGCGACCCACAGCCCGTGGTACAGGAAGACCACGGGGCGGTATCCGCCGAAGCGCACGCTTTGCCCGAACTGGTGCTGGTAGAAGCCGTAGACCCAGAGGTTGAGCTGCGGCGAAAGCCGGATCTCGATCAGCATCAGGAACGAATAGACCAGCCCGCCGATCATCAGCGCCTTCAGAAGCTCGCGCTGGGCGCCGCCGCTGGCAAGGAACTGGCGCGCCATGAGGAAGGGCAGCAGGAACAGGAACTGCTGGATGGTCAGCGCCAGGATGTCCTTGAGGCCCAGCCCCGGCAGGCCGACCTGCCCCCAGAAGACCGGCTCGCCGTTCGTGAGGACGGTCACGGCGGGCGACAGGATGAAGATCAGCACCAGCGCCTTGCCCAGCAGGGAGTGCGGCAGCAGCGATCCCTGCGGCCCGTGGCGCCACATGGCGAGGGCAAAGGCCATCAGCGCCGGGATGTTGTGTTTCGACAGCGGGGGCGCGGCGGGAAAGTCGAAGACGGCGGGCGGTTCGGGCAGGAAGAGATAGCCGGCGAGGATCGACCAGATCAGCGCCCGGTCCGCGGGCAGCCGCCCGTAGAGCGCCGCAACCACCAGCGGAAAGCAGGCGAGGGCAAGGAAGGCGATCGGATTGGGCATCGGGGCGCTGCGGGCCTTCGTGCTGCGGAACGGGTGCGCGGGCGGGCCGGTGCCCGCCTGATGGACCCCGGTGCCCGCCTGATAGCAGCGGCGTCGGGCAAAGTCGCGTCGGCAATGCGCCGATTGTAAGGAAAGCGGGTCGGGTTGTGCGGAACCGGTCACGCCGTTGCACGGTTGGAAACATGGTCCGCGGGGTGCCATACTATCGCCGGATTGCCCGTGCAGGGCGGTTTCCTATCCCTTTTGGCATTTCCGGGAACAACACGTTGCGCATTGCCTACCTGACAGACATGCCGCCCGAGGACCGGAACATCTATTCCGGCGGCAACCGGCGAATCTTCGAGACGCTGGAACGCCATGTCGGCGAGGTTTCGGTCGTGCCGCAGGACTGGGGCCCTGCCGAGCCCGTGCGGCAGGCGATCCTGTCGACCTCGA
This region includes:
- a CDS encoding glycosyltransferase family 4 protein, with product MTRVLAVAEAANPEWVSVPLVGWSLASALRDVADVHIVTQTRNRDAFLRAGMREGTDFTAIDSEAIARPMWKLAEKLRLDSGKGWTTLQAVNALSYPYFERLIWRRFGDDIRRGAYDIVHRITPLSPTSPSPLAAKCAHAGVPFVLGPLNGGVPWPKAFDAERRAEKEWLSYVRGAYKLLPGRRATLTNASAILAGSRHTASEVPDHLQDRVIWLPENGIDPTRFSRIAAPQPGKLRAAFVGRLVPYKGPDMLLEAAAPLLRDDRMTLDIIGDGPMMPDLRAQADRLGIGAALTFHGWQAHEQVQDILATCHLLSFPSIREFGGGVVLEAMALGVVPLIVDYAGPGELVDDATGLKVPCGAREQIVDGFARVLASLAEAPEQLAPMAAAARARVQRDFLWSAKARQVARVYDWVRAGSPAPKPDLFGD